The genomic interval GCTGTCGCGAGGCTGCAAGGCGAGTGGATCGAGATAAAAATCATCGTCAGTAGCCGGCGTTACTGGAACTCCGGCAGCGGGTGCCGCCAGCCCACCCTCAATCACGGTGCTGGCAAGCACGTCTTCTTCTATCGAGCGCAGCGGGATGTTCTCGATAGTGGAACGCTCTTCGTAGTCAAAGGCGGTATCAACGAGCGGACTCTCTGCACCAACGCTCACCGGAATGGCCAACAGCGCCAACCCCCACGCAACAATTCCTCGCCGCGCGGCCAAGCCCCTGACTGCCCCAACACCCATACGCCTATCCATGCTCTCAACCCTAACCGTTTCAGCCACCCGAATCGGATGTGACGTTTTTTGATCAGTTTATAGCCTGAGCGTGTTGTGCGCGCATCGATTCGACGGAAATGTGACGCCTTTCACTGTCTGGATACGTTTCAAGCAGCCGAGACAAACTGTGTAACAAAATGAATCAGATCAAATCCTTGGTGTCAGTTTGCTTAGGCCCTAAATGGGACTAAACTGCGGTTTAGCCAGTAATTCTCTATGCCCGGCCAAGGGATCCACCAGACCTCCGGCTGTTTCGCGCACCTGGCTGTTGTTAACAAAATAAGAATTGCACCAACAGTTCCAACCCGATTCGTCGTAGCACTGAGGCCCGGTCATGATCCACCCAAGCGGTCCATCTATGTTCAGAACCAGAGCCCGACAGCATCTCCGGGCTTCGGCGCTGGCTTGCCTGGCTGCCTCTGCGCCTATTTCTGCAAATCAGAACGATGACCCTTTCTGGGACATTCCCCTGGAAGAGCTGGGCCAGATCCGCGTGGTGTCCATTGCCTCCGGCTCGGCAACTCCGCTGGATAAAGCCGCTGCTATTACGTCCGTAATCAGCGCTGAGGATATTGCAGCGATGGGTGCAACGGAGCTGGATCAAGTTCTGGAAACGGTTCCAGGGCTGCACGTGAATCGCGCAGACCAGGCCTTCGCACCCAAGTATGTCTTCCGAGGCATTACCACCAGCTCCAACCCCCAGGCTCTGCTGTTGATCAATGGCATCCCTGCGACAACTGCAATGTTTGGCAATCGTGGCAACGTATGGGGCGGTATGCCGGTAAAAGCCATTCGTCGCATTGAGGTGATTCGTGGGCCAGGCTCAGCGCTCTACGGCGCAGACGCTTATGCTGGCGTCATTAACATCATTACCAAGAATGCTCAGGACATTGATGGCGTAGTGACCGGCGCCCGTGCGGGCAGCTTTGATACCAAGGGCGCCTGGGTTGAGGCCGCCACCGACTGGAACAACACCGACATCAGCCTGGTTCTGGAGCAGCAAAGCACCGATGGCTGGCGCCGAACCGTTGACCGGGATGCCCAGACCAATTCCGATGAGGACTTCGGCACCTCAGCGTCCCTGGCCCCTGGCCCCGTAAACACCTCAGCAGATCAGTTCGAAGCCCGACTTGAAATTAACGGGGATCACTGGGACTTAAGGGCTGGTCTGCAAGACCGCAGAAACCTGGGCACCGGGGCAGGCCTTGCACAGGCCCTCGATCCAGAGGGTCGCTACGAGTCCCAGCGAATCAACGCGGATTATAGCTACCGATGGCTGGAGGTCGTTGACGGACTGGATGTCGAATCTCGCATCAGTTATTTCAACTTTATCCAGGAACCGGAGAACGACATCGTGCTATTCCCCCCCGGGGCCTTTAACGGCGCTTTTCCGGAGGGACTCCTGGGCAGCCCCGGATACAAGGAACGGCAGGCACGGGTTGATCTGAACTCCATCTACAGCAACGTTGAAAACCACCGCATCCTGGCTGGCATTGGCGCCTTCTGGGCGGATCTCTACGATGTCTCCGAGACCAAGAACTTCAACACCGATTTCAGCCCGAAGGGTGAGGTGGTCGACGTCTCTGACGATCCCAATCAGGTTTGGATGCCGGAGGAAGACCGGAAGAACTATTACGCCTTTGTGCAGGACGAGTGGCAATTCGCCCAGAACTGGCAGCTGGTAAGCGGGCTCCGCTACGATTACTACGAGGACTTTGGAGAAACCGTAAACCCGCGGGCTGCGCTGGTGTGGGCCACTACTGACAGTGTTACCACCAAGCTCCTTTATGGCAGAGCATTTCGTGCTCCGTCTCTGAACGAGCAATATGCCGCCAACAACCCGGTTTTGGCGGGTAACGATGATTTAGACCCGGAAACCATTGATACCGTTGAGTTAGCCCTCGCCTACCAGGCAAGCCCCCGATTGCTTCTCGGCGTGAACATTTTCTACTACGAAATTGACGACCTGATTAATGCCGAACCTATTTCCGGTCCGGTAGCCAGCCAGTACCAAAACTCAGGCAAACGCAAAGGCCGTGGCGGCGAACTGGAAGCGACCTATCAAGTCCTCGACAACCTGAATCTGGCAGCAAACTACGCCTACCAAAGGGCTGAAGACCAGGAAAGCAAAGAGTCGGTGGGCGAGGCCCCGAATCACCAGGCCTACGCCCGCATCGAGTGGCGGGTCAGACCAACGTGGGCCCTTAACACTCAAATCAACTACGTCGGGGAGCAAAAACGGACAGCTGCAGATTCGCGCGAACCGGTGGACGATTACACCACCGTGGATGTCACAGCCCGCACCCATGGCCTATGGCGAGGTTTTGATATCGCAGTATCGGTCAGGAACGCCTTTAATGCAGATGTCCGCGATCCGAGTCCATATGCCGATCCACGGCCGGCAATACCCGGAGATTTCCCAATGCCCGGACGTTCAGCCTATGTTGAAGCCCAGTACCAGTTCTAATCGCCCCACTTCCGCTTAGCCGGTCCGTTGTAAACGATGTTGGCGCAACGGACCGGAAAAAAACTACCCTCCGGCCGATCTCGGGCATCCTGGTAACAGGGAATCATGCCCGATATGAAGCAGGGAGTCATAAACAACTGATATTCCTGACAATTAAATCCAACATCGGCTGCAAGCCCGGCATGAATAGCAGCCACATTCATTGAAAAGCCGTAGGTCTCGTTCAGGTAAGCATACACATCCAGGGCTATCTGGAGATGGCGGCCGCCATCCAGGCCAAACTCCTTGGCTTTTGCCAGCATGTAAGGAACCCGCTCATCGGTATTGGCCAGTGGGCGCCCATAGCCGAATAACGTTCGACCTGCAGCTTTCTCACCCTCGACAAACTCAATAAGGTCACCACCTGCGTCGCAGTGCCGCCCAGCCCGGTAAAAGAAATCCAGGGCTCGCACCTCAGGGCGCCGGCCGTAAATCGACGCTTCGGAGACACTCATCCCCGCCATCAACGACAGTGAAGGCGTCGCACGCACAGTAGCCGCCAACGCTGTCACATGATTCGGCCAGATCGAGGCATCCGGATATCCGGTGCACACCCAAAAGGTGTTGAGCAGCTTGGCCACGTTCTCCTCAACCTCACGCTCCAGAATGGAGTACAGGTACACCCGCATCCACTCATGGTCGCCAAGATCCTGATGAAGATCCTTGCTGTGCAGGATCACCCGGTCCGACAGGAAGGCCTTACCTTTGCGGGTTAGCCAGTGCTTCTCGGTTTCCAGCAGATTTTTGTGGCTCATTCGCGTGCCCCCTTCTGATGCTGGCCTGCAGGAAATGCATCTTCTTCGAGTTCGATGGCCGGGCCGTAGAAGGGGAAGTTTTTCCATCCCACGTGCTTTTGCTCCAGGGCATGCACCGCGGCGCCGGGAAGCCTCAGCATCAGGTACAACATACTGCCCTGGTCCTCGTTCATGCCCAAATCCACCAATGCCGCGGCGGCCAGCCCACTCATGGCCAGGGGATAGCCAACATGCAGCTCCAGGGCCTGCCGGTTTGCTTTCAGCCAGGCCAGCGCACCATTGGCCGGTGCCAAGCCAGCCAGCAGCTCCAGAGATTGCAGGATCGGTGTCGGAGTGGCGTCACCATTGGGATCGAAACCGGGCGCATGCTCCATGGGCAACCAGATGTCGGCGCGCTCGTCATCGCTGGGGTTCAGTAATCGCTTCTGCCATCGGGTGATGTCGAACTGACATTCCTGCCAGAGCGCCATACAGATCGAGAGCTCCTGGGCGCCTCCGTACTGACCGGCACCAACCGCCAAAGCGGCCATTAGTGCAGAGCTATGGTTGGTTTGGGCAACACCGGCGTTCATGGCGGCCCGGACACTGGCTTCCCGCGGGCCGGGATTAGCTAGCACCATCGCCAGCTTTTCCAGCAACGCAGTATCCGGAATTTTCGGCCGCTCTCCCTTAAACAGCAGCAGCAGGTATTCAAACCAGCTGGCGTTGGGAATGACCTCATTGTGCACATCGTAGCCGCTGCAAAAACTGGCCTTGGCGGCGAATGGATTAGAAGGTTCTGGTTCTTCCAGCCAAATATTGGAGTGGTACTGGTACTCTGTTGCCATGCTGATCCCGCTTATTCCGTCTCTTTGAGTACTTTCATCCGGACGCCCATGGGCGGCACCTCTTCACGATCAACCAGGATATCAAGCAAGCACGGGCCGGGACGCGCCAAAATCGACGCCAGATCAAGCTCATGAAGCTCTTCCAGGGTCGCAATCCGGTAGGATTCCACACCAACGGCTTCTGCCATCTTCGCGTAATCGACGCGTGGCAGCTCATTGGCAATCTGCTCTGCACCGCCCAGCGCCTGGCCATGGCGAATCATGCCCAGTGATGAATCGTTCAGCACCACCATCAACACGTTGCAATTCTCCTGGGCTGCGGTGGTGAGTTCCTGGCCCGACATCAAATAGCTGCCGTCGCCCGTCACACACAAAACCGGTTCATCGCGAGCCGCCAGAGCAATACCCACCGAAGCCCCTATCGCCCAGCCCATCGAAGCGAAACCAACGCCAATGTGAAACAAGTTCCGGGAAGCCAAAGGCCGCCCAGGCTGCCCAACGCTCCAGTGGTGTATGCCCCACAAAAAGCTGTTACCGGTGTCGAACAGGATCCGCGTTGTTTCAGGGCAGGCCTTGCTCAAATAGGTCATCAGTGCCGGGGGCTTTACCGGGCCCGACGTGTCGAAGCAGCTTTCCCGGAAACGGCCTTCGACAAACTCGGGAACGCCATCGCCAGTACCCCACGTCGTCGGACTGATTTTTCCTGGTACCCCACTCAGATCTTTTAAAAGCGCTTCAACAACGTGCCTGGGCTCACCCAGAACCACATGGCCCGCCATGGTTGCCCGAGTTAAGTGTTCGGGGTTTCTGGACAGGTGAATAAGGCGCGCAGACAGCAGGCCATCCGGACTCCAGCCAGCTGTGGAGACCTCATCCAGGGCAGCGCCTACCATGATAACCCTGTCGGCATTTTCCGGCTTCAACGCCTCGGTTGCGCGTTGGTGGCCAGCAAAGCCAAAAACACCCCGGTATTGGGGATGAAAACTGTTCACCAGGCCCTTACCGCGAGGTGTGGTTACCAGGTTCCAATGCCGCAGCTCCGCTAATTGTATCCATTGGTCTGCCGAGTGGATCGCATCTTCACCCAGCACGATGGTTGCCTGCATGACATCCGTGAGATCGCTGACTACCCGCTCGACGGAACCCGAATCGGGCACCACTTCATTGGGGATGAAGGCGCTCAGGCCCAGAGCCATGGAGGCGTCTTGAACGCCGTGGCGCATAACATCCAGCGGAATAGCCAGATGTACCGGCCCAGGCTGCTGGCCGAGCGCATGGCTTAAGGCATGCAACAGCTTGGATTCTAGCTGATCAGGATGCGAGACCAACGTGTTGTAGCGGGTACAGCTGGAAAACATATCCAGGGTATTGATGCCAGTGCAGGAGGATTCCTGAAATGCACCCTGGCCAAATCGGTTCAGCGAAGTCTGTGCAGTTATCACCAACATGGGGATATTGTCGGCGTAGGCGTTTGCCACCCCTGTCAGCAGATTAGTCGAGCCCGGCCCGGCCGTAGCGCAACAAACGCCAATTCGGCCAGTTTCCCGGGCATAACCATCAGCCATGAAGGCGGCGCCGGTCTCGTGGCGAGCGGTGACAGCCCGAATTCCACCCTGGCGCTCACTCCGCGCGAGCGCATTATACAGCGGCTCTATGCTGCCCCCAGGAACACCGAACACGTACGCCACTCCCAGGCGCTCAAGGTACCGCAAAATCAAATCACCACAATCAAGCATAAGCTGTTCGTTAAATCATAGAGGGAGGAAAAGGCTTGATACCTTAGTCCGTATTATTCGTTCAGGGGAACCGGCATCGCGATGCCATAACCCTGTGCGTAGTCGAAGCCGAGTTTGGTGAGGCAGTCTTTCACGTCATCGTTTTCGACAAATTCGGCGATGGTTTTCAGTCCGGCGGCGTGGCCGATGCGATTGCAGGCGTCGACGATCCCCATATCAATTGGATCGGCGAGCAAGTTCTGGATAAAGCCCCCATCCACCTTCAGATAATCAATCGGCAGGGCTTTGAGATAGGTAAAGGAGCTCATTCCGGTACCAAAGTCATCGAGGGCAAACTCGAAACCTTCTTTACGGGCTCGCTCGATAAACCCGATCGTATCGTTTAAATGCGCAATGGCAGACGTTTCGGTGATTTCAAAGCAGATCCGAGCCGGAAGGATGGAATACTCCTGAACCTTGCGATGTATGAATTGGAACAACTCACCATCGCTGAGAGAGCCACCGGACAAGTTGATGAAAAAAGTACCGGTGGATTCCCGGCCGAGGCCAGTGCGGTCCAGGTAGGCAAATGCCAGGTCAATGACCCTCCGGTCAATGCGCGGCATCAATCCGAAGCGCTCTGCCGCCGGGATGAAAGCGCCGGGAGGCACAATGTCGTCACCGTCACGCAAGCGCACCAGAAACTCGGTTCGGAAACCGTCGGCACTGGCCTCCTGCAGGGGAATCATTACCTGGTGATACAGGAAGAAATCGTCGGTTTGCAAGGCGCTCTGAAGGCGACTGGTCCAATGCATATCGCGCTGGCGCTGTTGCATGTTCAGGTCACTGGTTTCGTAAACCTGAACGTTGTCCCGCCCCCGGTCCTTGGCGGCATAGCAGGCCAAATCGGCGTGGCTGAGCAGCTCGCTGGCCGTTTTGTAATTACTCCCCATGATCACCATACCGACGCTGAGGGAGACAGCGAACGGCTTATCCTCCCAGACAAAACGGTATTCACGGACCTCTTTGCACAGGTTTTCTGCAACCTTGCGGGCATCCACCGCGTCGCAGTTCCGCAACAGTATCCCAAACTCGTCGCCACCTAATCGTGCCAGGGTGTCGGATCCTCTGAGCCTCAGTCCGAGCAATTTCGAAAGCTGTTTAAGCAGTTCATCGCCGGCCATGTGGCCGCAGGTGTCGTTGATAATCTTGAACTGGTCGAGATCCAGGTACAGCAACACGCAATCGCGCGCTGACTTGCGGGAATCATGGAGTGACTGAACTAGCTGGCGTTCAAATTCCCGACGATTAACCAGATCGGTCAGGCTGTCGTGATAGGCCATGTGCTCCAGGGTCGACTCGGCACGTTTTTTGGCAAGGCGGATGGACACTTCCCGCATCTCGCGCTGAATCGCAGGAATCAACCGGTTCAGGTTGTCCTTCATGATGTAATCCTGAGCGCCGGCCTTCATTGCACTTACTGCGACGTCCTCTCCAATCAAACCGGACACGATAATCACCGGCAAATCGGGCGCATATTGGCGGCTCAGTTCCAGCACCCGAAAGGAGGTAAAACCAGGCAAGCTATGATCGGTGATGACCATATCCCAGATTTCTTCCATGAGCGCGGTTTCCATCGCGCTCTCGCTGTCCACCACTCTGTAGTAGGGCTCAATGCCCCCCTTTTTCAGAGCGCGCAACAGAAGGAAGGTGTCATCCTCAGAGTCTTCAATCAGCAACACCCGAAGGCGGCTTTTCATGTCACTCACCAGCACTACCTTTTCAGAATGATCGGGACGAACCGACCATGGGGACTTGATTTACCGTTAACCAATAGCGAGCCAGCAAGCACATCTGCTCACTAAACCTACTATAGTCAATCTGCTTGGTAACGAAGCTATTGGCACCCAGCCGATAAGCTTCGCGCAGTTCGCTCGGCTCATCCGACGAAGTCATCATGACCACCGGCAGCCAATCCGTCTGCGGCGTCGAACGGATACGCCGCAAAACCTCAAGGCCACTGACCTTGGGCAACTTGAGATCCAGAAGAATTACACCAAGAGTGTCGACCTGGGGTGAACGTTTGCTGCTTTCGGTGCCAAAGAGAAATTCAAGAGCGGCCTGACCGTCCTCCTGAAGAATAATCGGGCTCTGACTGCTCGCCTTCCGGAGCGCCCGCATCGTCAGGATCTGGTCATCGGGGTTGTCTTCAACAACCAGAATAGAACAATCACCTTTAGCCATAGTCTCTCCAATTCCGCCGGGTCATCTGATAGTTGCAACCCCTTACGTTCAGCCACGATCCGGGCGGGGAAACTCTAAATAGAAGCAAGCACCACTGTCGATTGGCGATTCAGCGAATACCCGGCCGAAATGGCGCCGTACTACCCGATCTACCGTGGCTAGCCCCAAACCCGTTCCGGAGAATTGGGCCGGGGTATGCAAACGGTTAAAAGCCACAAACAGCTTGTCGACATACTTCATATCGAACCCCACCCCATTGTCCTTCAACGCGATGGTAATACTGTTGAGCTCTTCACACGCAGACACATCAATCGCTCTTTTCTCGTTTTTTGAGGTGTATTTCCACGCGTTTTCCAGCAGGTTCTGGAAAGCAATGCGTAACATGCGCTCATCGCCAACCACCTGCATGTCCGGCTGAATGGTCACTTCCGACGGCAACGTGTCGACAGTGTCCTGCAATTCCTCAACGATTTCCGCCAGCATAGTACTCAGGTCAACGCGCTCGACCTCCATGGCCTGCCGACTGACGCGGGAAAGTACCAGCATGCCGTCAATCAGGCTTCCCATTCTCACGGTCGCAGCACGAATTCTAGCCAGATAATCGAGACCGACATCATTCAATTGTTCCCGGCAGTCCTCCTCAAGGGCCTGACCGAAACCCTCGATGGCTCTCAGGGGCTGACGCAAATCGTGGGACACCGAAAAACTGAACGCTTCCAGCTCACGGTTAGCCAGACTCAGTTCCGAGGTTCGCTCGGCAACCGTGCGCTCCAGGTCATCCTTGCTCTGCAGGATTTTCTGGTTCTGGTCCTGGATGGTGCCAATCATCTCGTTAAACGCACTGCCCAGACGGCCCAACTCGTCTTTTCCGTACACCGGCACGCGAATGGAGTAATCATGCTCATGGGAAATCCGGTCGGCGGCATTGGAGAGCTCAACGATGGGCTCAGAAATCAATCGCTGAAGACGCGACGCCACCCAGATCAACAGCCCCAGTATCCCGATACCCACGCTGAACGATATGACGATGAAGGTCCAGATGTGCTCCCGAAGCACCTCGAGCCGGGACATCAGATAAAATTGCCCCACAATATCGCCATCCAACATGACCGGTTCAAGCAGACGATAATAGTCGCCCACAAACCCCACTTCCGGCTCGGCATCCAGGCTGGGGCACGGTTCGTAGCCTGTCCCGTTCAAGGCACTCATGAGGTCCCCTGCAACGTTATAGACGCAGACCTGCTCAATGGTATTGATCTGATTCAGGCTCGAGATAATGGTGTTGATCTGCTGACTGTCCTCAAACAGCAGAGCTGCGGCCGACTGCTCCGCCAGGATGTCTGCAATGACGTGCAGCTCAGACTCAAGCTGTTCCTCGGAGGTGCGATTTTCCACCACAACCAGACTGGTGCAGACGAGCAGAATACCCAGGGTACTGATGGAGACCGTCAGCAACAGGAGCTTGGTTTTCAGGGGCCAATACTGCCAGCGCCAGCGCTCGCTCATCGGATCACCCTCAAGGCGAGTTCCAGCAAGCGGGAGTTGATCTGGAGCCCAGATTTCTGGGCCGCCAGCAAATTGATCTCAAAGCGAATAACGTTGCCTTCCTTGACGTAGCCGATGATTCCCCCTTCCTCGACGAAATCGGGGATCTCACTGATGGTCAGAATTTGCCGGGCATGCGCAAAGTCGGTGATCTCGGCAAGAGCGCGGGCTTTGTCAGCACCCACGAACAGCACCTGGCAGCGATCGATCTCCTGCAACGAAGCAGGAAAATCCAGCTTAAGAGCCCGGCCCTGGGACACGCGGCCATTCAACTGTTGAAGTACATCGCCAAACGGGTTTCTGCCAAAAACACAGATGGTCAACCCGGTCATTTCCTCAGAAGGCTCAGACCAGGTGATAAAGCGAGTGAAGTTATAGAGAAATGCTGCCTTTAC from Marinobacter sp. LA51 carries:
- a CDS encoding response regulator; this encodes MAKGDCSILVVEDNPDDQILTMRALRKASSQSPIILQEDGQAALEFLFGTESSKRSPQVDTLGVILLDLKLPKVSGLEVLRRIRSTPQTDWLPVVMMTSSDEPSELREAYRLGANSFVTKQIDYSRFSEQMCLLARYWLTVNQVPMVGSSRSF
- a CDS encoding citryl-CoA lyase translates to MATEYQYHSNIWLEEPEPSNPFAAKASFCSGYDVHNEVIPNASWFEYLLLLFKGERPKIPDTALLEKLAMVLANPGPREASVRAAMNAGVAQTNHSSALMAALAVGAGQYGGAQELSICMALWQECQFDITRWQKRLLNPSDDERADIWLPMEHAPGFDPNGDATPTPILQSLELLAGLAPANGALAWLKANRQALELHVGYPLAMSGLAAAALVDLGMNEDQGSMLYLMLRLPGAAVHALEQKHVGWKNFPFYGPAIELEEDAFPAGQHQKGARE
- a CDS encoding putative bifunctional diguanylate cyclase/phosphodiesterase, whose product is MKSRLRVLLIEDSEDDTFLLLRALKKGGIEPYYRVVDSESAMETALMEEIWDMVITDHSLPGFTSFRVLELSRQYAPDLPVIIVSGLIGEDVAVSAMKAGAQDYIMKDNLNRLIPAIQREMREVSIRLAKKRAESTLEHMAYHDSLTDLVNRREFERQLVQSLHDSRKSARDCVLLYLDLDQFKIINDTCGHMAGDELLKQLSKLLGLRLRGSDTLARLGGDEFGILLRNCDAVDARKVAENLCKEVREYRFVWEDKPFAVSLSVGMVIMGSNYKTASELLSHADLACYAAKDRGRDNVQVYETSDLNMQQRQRDMHWTSRLQSALQTDDFFLYHQVMIPLQEASADGFRTEFLVRLRDGDDIVPPGAFIPAAERFGLMPRIDRRVIDLAFAYLDRTGLGRESTGTFFINLSGGSLSDGELFQFIHRKVQEYSILPARICFEITETSAIAHLNDTIGFIERARKEGFEFALDDFGTGMSSFTYLKALPIDYLKVDGGFIQNLLADPIDMGIVDACNRIGHAAGLKTIAEFVENDDVKDCLTKLGFDYAQGYGIAMPVPLNE
- a CDS encoding thiamine pyrophosphate-binding protein codes for the protein MLDCGDLILRYLERLGVAYVFGVPGGSIEPLYNALARSERQGGIRAVTARHETGAAFMADGYARETGRIGVCCATAGPGSTNLLTGVANAYADNIPMLVITAQTSLNRFGQGAFQESSCTGINTLDMFSSCTRYNTLVSHPDQLESKLLHALSHALGQQPGPVHLAIPLDVMRHGVQDASMALGLSAFIPNEVVPDSGSVERVVSDLTDVMQATIVLGEDAIHSADQWIQLAELRHWNLVTTPRGKGLVNSFHPQYRGVFGFAGHQRATEALKPENADRVIMVGAALDEVSTAGWSPDGLLSARLIHLSRNPEHLTRATMAGHVVLGEPRHVVEALLKDLSGVPGKISPTTWGTGDGVPEFVEGRFRESCFDTSGPVKPPALMTYLSKACPETTRILFDTGNSFLWGIHHWSVGQPGRPLASRNLFHIGVGFASMGWAIGASVGIALAARDEPVLCVTGDGSYLMSGQELTTAAQENCNVLMVVLNDSSLGMIRHGQALGGAEQIANELPRVDYAKMAEAVGVESYRIATLEELHELDLASILARPGPCLLDILVDREEVPPMGVRMKVLKETE
- a CDS encoding ATP-binding protein, whose translation is MSERWRWQYWPLKTKLLLLTVSISTLGILLVCTSLVVVENRTSEEQLESELHVIADILAEQSAAALLFEDSQQINTIISSLNQINTIEQVCVYNVAGDLMSALNGTGYEPCPSLDAEPEVGFVGDYYRLLEPVMLDGDIVGQFYLMSRLEVLREHIWTFIVISFSVGIGILGLLIWVASRLQRLISEPIVELSNAADRISHEHDYSIRVPVYGKDELGRLGSAFNEMIGTIQDQNQKILQSKDDLERTVAERTSELSLANRELEAFSFSVSHDLRQPLRAIEGFGQALEEDCREQLNDVGLDYLARIRAATVRMGSLIDGMLVLSRVSRQAMEVERVDLSTMLAEIVEELQDTVDTLPSEVTIQPDMQVVGDERMLRIAFQNLLENAWKYTSKNEKRAIDVSACEELNSITIALKDNGVGFDMKYVDKLFVAFNRLHTPAQFSGTGLGLATVDRVVRRHFGRVFAESPIDSGACFYLEFPRPDRG
- a CDS encoding citrate/2-methylcitrate synthase, with translation MSHKNLLETEKHWLTRKGKAFLSDRVILHSKDLHQDLGDHEWMRVYLYSILEREVEENVAKLLNTFWVCTGYPDASIWPNHVTALAATVRATPSLSLMAGMSVSEASIYGRRPEVRALDFFYRAGRHCDAGGDLIEFVEGEKAAGRTLFGYGRPLANTDERVPYMLAKAKEFGLDGGRHLQIALDVYAYLNETYGFSMNVAAIHAGLAADVGFNCQEYQLFMTPCFISGMIPCYQDARDRPEGSFFPVRCANIVYNGPAKRKWGD
- a CDS encoding YfiR family protein; protein product: MFLKFLIAMLLWSTLGTAYGAVRSEYEVKAAFLYNFTRFITWSEPSEEMTGLTICVFGRNPFGDVLQQLNGRVSQGRALKLDFPASLQEIDRCQVLFVGADKARALAEITDFAHARQILTISEIPDFVEEGGIIGYVKEGNVIRFEINLLAAQKSGLQINSRLLELALRVIR
- a CDS encoding TonB-dependent receptor plug domain-containing protein, with amino-acid sequence MFRTRARQHLRASALACLAASAPISANQNDDPFWDIPLEELGQIRVVSIASGSATPLDKAAAITSVISAEDIAAMGATELDQVLETVPGLHVNRADQAFAPKYVFRGITTSSNPQALLLINGIPATTAMFGNRGNVWGGMPVKAIRRIEVIRGPGSALYGADAYAGVINIITKNAQDIDGVVTGARAGSFDTKGAWVEAATDWNNTDISLVLEQQSTDGWRRTVDRDAQTNSDEDFGTSASLAPGPVNTSADQFEARLEINGDHWDLRAGLQDRRNLGTGAGLAQALDPEGRYESQRINADYSYRWLEVVDGLDVESRISYFNFIQEPENDIVLFPPGAFNGAFPEGLLGSPGYKERQARVDLNSIYSNVENHRILAGIGAFWADLYDVSETKNFNTDFSPKGEVVDVSDDPNQVWMPEEDRKNYYAFVQDEWQFAQNWQLVSGLRYDYYEDFGETVNPRAALVWATTDSVTTKLLYGRAFRAPSLNEQYAANNPVLAGNDDLDPETIDTVELALAYQASPRLLLGVNIFYYEIDDLINAEPISGPVASQYQNSGKRKGRGGELEATYQVLDNLNLAANYAYQRAEDQESKESVGEAPNHQAYARIEWRVRPTWALNTQINYVGEQKRTAADSREPVDDYTTVDVTARTHGLWRGFDIAVSVRNAFNADVRDPSPYADPRPAIPGDFPMPGRSAYVEAQYQF